Proteins co-encoded in one Mycobacterium mantenii genomic window:
- a CDS encoding SDR family oxidoreductase: MRFENKVGIVTGSGGGIGQAYAEALAREGAAVVIADINAEAADAVAKQIVADGGTAISIPVDVSDPESAKAMADRTLAEFGGIDYLVNNAAIFGGMKLDFLLTIDPEYYKKFMSVNLDGALWCTRAVYKKMSKRGGGAIVNQSSTAAWLYSNYYGLAKVGINGLTQQLSRELGGRNIRINAIAPGPIDTEANRTTTPKEMVDDIVKGLPLSRMGTPEDLVGMCLFLLSDEAQWITGQIFNVDGGQIIRS, encoded by the coding sequence ATGCGATTCGAGAATAAAGTCGGCATCGTCACCGGGTCCGGTGGTGGCATCGGGCAGGCGTACGCCGAGGCGCTCGCCCGCGAGGGCGCCGCGGTGGTGATCGCCGACATCAACGCCGAGGCGGCCGACGCGGTCGCCAAGCAGATCGTCGCCGACGGCGGGACCGCCATCAGCATCCCAGTCGACGTGTCAGACCCGGAGTCGGCCAAGGCGATGGCCGATCGCACGCTGGCCGAGTTCGGCGGCATCGACTACCTGGTCAACAACGCGGCGATCTTCGGGGGCATGAAGCTGGACTTCCTGCTCACCATCGACCCCGAGTACTACAAGAAGTTCATGAGCGTCAATCTCGATGGCGCGCTGTGGTGCACCCGAGCGGTCTACAAGAAGATGAGCAAGCGCGGTGGCGGGGCGATCGTGAACCAGTCGTCCACGGCCGCGTGGCTGTACTCCAACTACTACGGCCTGGCCAAGGTCGGCATCAACGGCCTGACCCAACAACTCTCGCGGGAGCTGGGCGGTCGCAACATCCGCATCAACGCGATCGCACCCGGGCCCATCGACACCGAGGCCAACCGGACCACCACGCCCAAGGAGATGGTGGACGACATCGTCAAGGGACTTCCGTTGTCGCGCATGGGTACTCCCGAGGACCTGGTCGGCATGTGCCTGTTTCTGCTCTCGGATGAGGCCCAATGGATCACCGGGCAGATCTTCAACGTCGACGGCGGGCAGATAATACGGTCATGA
- a CDS encoding TetR/AcrR family transcriptional regulator encodes MSSDALVTIATDGGREAGQPARNRRQEETFRRVLAAGIETLREKSYADLTVRAVAARAKVAPATAYTYFSSKNHLIAEVYLDLVRQVPYFTDVNDPMTTRVEQVLHHLVLVVADEPEVSAACTTALLSGGADPAVRAARERIGAEIHRRITSAMGPNADPTAVSALEMSFFGALVQAGSGEFSYREIADRLAYVVRLILSGTGRTSQPTSPEATPERLGGDAR; translated from the coding sequence GTGTCCAGCGACGCACTGGTGACGATTGCAACCGACGGCGGCCGCGAGGCCGGTCAGCCGGCGCGCAACCGTCGCCAGGAGGAGACCTTCCGCAGGGTGCTCGCGGCCGGGATCGAAACCCTGCGCGAGAAGTCCTACGCCGATCTGACGGTGCGCGCGGTGGCGGCCCGCGCCAAGGTCGCCCCGGCTACCGCCTACACCTACTTCTCGTCGAAGAACCATCTGATCGCCGAGGTCTACCTGGACCTGGTGCGGCAGGTCCCGTACTTCACCGACGTCAACGACCCGATGACCACCCGGGTCGAACAAGTGCTGCACCACCTGGTCCTGGTGGTCGCCGACGAACCCGAGGTCAGTGCGGCCTGCACGACGGCGTTGCTGAGCGGTGGTGCCGACCCCGCGGTGCGTGCCGCGCGCGAACGAATTGGCGCCGAGATCCATCGCCGGATCACGTCCGCGATGGGTCCCAACGCCGACCCCACCGCCGTGTCCGCGCTGGAGATGTCCTTCTTCGGGGCGCTGGTTCAGGCCGGCAGCGGCGAATTCAGCTACCGCGAGATCGCCGACCGGCTGGCCTACGTGGTACGGCTCATCCTCAGCGGCACCGGGCGGACGAGCCAACCGACAAGCCCCGAAGCAACCCCCGAACGATTAGGTGGAGACGCACGATGA
- a CDS encoding cytochrome P450 — protein MTVHVGDHELVLDPYDYDFHEDPYPYYKRLRDEAPLYRNDELKFWALSRHQDVLQGFRNSTTLSNKYGVSLDPASRGPHASKTMSFLAMDDPAHLRLRTLVSKGFTPRRIRELEPRVTEIATQHLDTMLEKAKDGAVEYVDEFAGKLPMDVISELMGVPEKDRDQVRTWADGVMHREEGVTDVPPEAVEASLNLIVYYQGMVAERREKLTDDLTSALLEAEIDGDRLTDDEVLGFMFLMVIAGNETTTKLLANAAFWGHKNPDQLTPVYDDLSRVPLWVEETLRFDTSSQILARTVSGELTLYDTTIPEGDVLLLLPGSGQRDERVFDRPDDYLVGREIGPKLLSFGSGAHFCLGAHLARMEARVALTELFKRIRGYEVDEANAVRVHSSNVRGFAHLPMSVEVR, from the coding sequence ATGACCGTCCATGTGGGCGACCACGAGCTGGTCCTGGATCCCTACGACTACGACTTCCACGAAGATCCGTACCCGTACTACAAGCGGCTGCGCGACGAGGCCCCGCTCTACCGCAATGACGAGCTGAAGTTCTGGGCGTTGTCGCGCCATCAAGACGTGCTGCAGGGATTCCGCAACAGCACAACGCTTTCCAACAAGTACGGCGTCTCGCTGGACCCGGCGTCGCGCGGCCCGCACGCCAGCAAGACGATGTCGTTTCTCGCGATGGACGATCCCGCCCATCTGCGGCTGCGGACGCTCGTCTCAAAAGGCTTCACCCCACGCCGAATTCGCGAACTCGAACCGCGGGTGACCGAGATCGCCACGCAGCACCTCGACACCATGCTGGAAAAGGCCAAGGACGGTGCGGTCGAATACGTCGACGAGTTCGCCGGGAAGCTGCCCATGGACGTCATCTCCGAACTGATGGGTGTGCCGGAGAAGGATCGCGATCAGGTGCGGACCTGGGCCGACGGCGTGATGCACCGGGAGGAGGGCGTCACCGACGTGCCGCCGGAGGCCGTCGAGGCTTCGCTCAACCTGATCGTCTACTACCAGGGGATGGTGGCCGAGCGGCGCGAGAAGCTGACCGACGATTTGACCTCGGCGCTGCTGGAAGCCGAGATCGACGGCGACCGGCTCACCGACGACGAGGTCCTGGGCTTCATGTTCCTGATGGTGATCGCCGGCAACGAAACCACTACCAAACTGCTTGCCAATGCCGCATTTTGGGGCCACAAGAACCCCGATCAGCTGACGCCGGTCTACGACGATCTATCGCGGGTGCCGCTGTGGGTCGAAGAGACCCTGCGCTTCGACACCTCCAGCCAGATCCTGGCCCGCACCGTGTCCGGCGAGTTGACCCTCTACGACACCACCATTCCCGAGGGTGATGTCCTGCTGCTGTTGCCCGGTTCCGGGCAACGCGACGAGCGCGTCTTCGACCGCCCCGACGACTACCTGGTCGGGCGCGAAATCGGGCCCAAACTATTGAGTTTCGGTAGCGGCGCACACTTCTGCCTCGGCGCGCATCTCGCGCGGATGGAGGCCCGGGTGGCGCTCACCGAGTTGTTCAAGCGAATCCGCGGCTACGAGGTGGACGAGGCCAACGCCGTCCGCGTCCATTCGAGCAATGTCCGCGGATTCGCTCACCTACCAATGAGCGTGGAGGTCCGCTGA
- a CDS encoding carboxymuconolactone decarboxylase family protein → MDELRSKGLAKMNEVYGWEMPNIEGDAYFDLTVDHLFGSIWTRPGLSMRDKRIMTLTAVTAIGNRDLAEIQINAALLNGELTETELKEMAVFLTHYLGFPLGSALNGAVDAVVAKRKKAAAKGSGEDKKANVDAALKMHSGE, encoded by the coding sequence ATGGACGAGTTGCGCAGCAAGGGCCTCGCCAAGATGAATGAGGTCTACGGCTGGGAGATGCCCAATATCGAAGGCGATGCGTACTTCGACCTGACCGTCGACCACCTGTTCGGCAGCATCTGGACGCGACCGGGATTGTCGATGCGCGACAAGCGCATCATGACGCTGACGGCGGTGACCGCCATCGGAAACCGCGACCTGGCCGAAATCCAGATCAACGCCGCACTTCTCAACGGCGAGCTCACCGAGACCGAACTGAAGGAGATGGCCGTCTTCCTCACCCACTACCTGGGATTCCCGCTGGGTTCGGCACTCAACGGCGCCGTCGACGCCGTCGTCGCCAAACGCAAGAAGGCCGCGGCGAAGGGCTCCGGAGAGGACAAGAAGGCCAACGTGGATGCCGCGTTGAAGATGCATTCGGGCGAGTGA
- a CDS encoding MarR family winged helix-turn-helix transcriptional regulator: MSAVDAARIWSLNYRVLLSVISCAEADICALGLESKELFLLAEIAEHPYPAELAATLSMPKATVTLYLKRLEAAGFVRREIDQSDLRRHRLLLTPTGRQAVRKGLTLLSDEFDKRLGRLTAAQRNDLKGLLEKIL; the protein is encoded by the coding sequence ATGTCTGCGGTCGATGCGGCCAGAATCTGGTCACTGAACTACCGGGTCCTGCTCTCGGTCATCTCGTGCGCCGAGGCCGATATCTGCGCGCTCGGCCTCGAGTCCAAGGAGCTGTTCCTGCTCGCCGAGATCGCCGAGCACCCCTACCCGGCCGAGTTGGCCGCGACGCTGAGCATGCCCAAGGCGACGGTGACGCTTTACCTCAAGCGGCTCGAGGCCGCAGGGTTCGTGCGTCGTGAGATCGACCAGTCCGATTTGCGCCGCCACCGGCTGCTGCTCACCCCGACAGGGCGCCAAGCAGTCCGCAAGGGGCTGACATTGCTCTCCGACGAGTTCGACAAGCGCCTCGGACGGCTCACCGCGGCGCAGCGCAACGACCTCAAGGGGCTGCTGGAGAAGATCCTCTGA
- a CDS encoding aldo/keto reductase — translation MTLDRYVTLGRSGLRVSPLCLGAMTFGEDLGWGTSVEESQQIIDRYIELGGNFIDTANFYTRSHSEKIIGDHIGRHPARRDRLAIATKFSGNLYPGDPNGGGSGRKSLISACENSLRRLQTDYIDLYWLHIWDANTPIEETMAALEDLVRAGKVRYIGVSDTPAWKIAQANLIARFRGWSAFVGLQVEYSLLERTIEQELVPMASEFGLGITPWSPLKGGVLSGKYTRANSGRHSADRGAMVDAFLNEKTYAVIDELEAIARAHETNVASVALAWVRAQRAVSSVIIGARRLSQLEDNVRAVDVSLEAGELARLDALTKPRFGFPHNMLEMAPGIINGGTTVNGVAGPISEYVMPEGVQPY, via the coding sequence ATGACGCTGGACCGATACGTGACACTCGGGCGGTCCGGTTTGCGCGTCAGCCCCCTGTGCCTGGGTGCGATGACGTTCGGCGAAGACCTGGGCTGGGGCACCAGTGTCGAAGAGTCGCAACAGATCATCGACCGCTACATCGAACTCGGCGGCAACTTCATCGACACCGCCAACTTCTACACCCGAAGCCACTCCGAGAAGATCATCGGTGACCACATCGGTCGCCACCCCGCCCGTCGCGATCGGCTGGCGATCGCGACCAAGTTCAGCGGCAACCTGTATCCGGGTGATCCCAACGGTGGCGGCTCGGGCCGCAAATCACTGATCAGCGCGTGCGAAAACTCGTTGCGGCGCCTGCAAACCGACTACATCGACCTGTACTGGCTGCACATCTGGGACGCGAACACCCCCATCGAGGAGACCATGGCGGCGCTCGAGGACCTCGTTCGGGCCGGCAAGGTGCGCTACATCGGCGTTTCGGATACCCCGGCGTGGAAGATCGCCCAGGCCAACCTGATCGCCCGCTTTCGCGGCTGGTCGGCGTTCGTCGGGCTGCAGGTCGAATACTCGCTGCTGGAGCGCACCATCGAACAGGAGCTGGTGCCGATGGCGTCCGAATTCGGCCTCGGCATCACGCCGTGGTCGCCGCTGAAGGGCGGCGTCCTCAGCGGCAAGTACACCCGCGCCAATAGCGGGCGGCACAGCGCCGACCGCGGCGCCATGGTCGACGCGTTCCTCAACGAGAAGACCTACGCCGTCATCGACGAACTCGAGGCCATCGCGCGGGCGCACGAAACCAACGTCGCCAGTGTCGCGCTGGCCTGGGTCCGCGCGCAGCGCGCCGTCTCGTCGGTCATCATCGGGGCGCGCCGGCTCTCCCAGCTCGAGGACAACGTCCGGGCCGTCGACGTGAGCCTCGAGGCCGGCGAGCTGGCGCGGCTGGACGCGCTGACCAAACCGAGGTTCGGGTTCCCGCACAACATGCTCGAAATGGCTCCGGGCATCATCAACGGCGGAACGACGGTCAACGGGGTCGCCGGGCCGATCTCGGAGTACGTGATGCCCGAAGGCGTTCAGCCGTACTGA
- a CDS encoding cytochrome P450 produces the protein MTTATVPRVSGGEEEHGHLEEFRTDPIGLMQRVREECGDVGWFQLVDKHVILLSGAGANEFFFRSADEDLDQAEAYPFMTPIFGKGVVFDASPERRKEMLHNSALRGEQMKGHAATIEGEVKKMIANWGGEGEIELLDFFAELTIYTSTACLIGLKFREQLDHRFAEYYHELERGTDPLCYVDPYLPIESFKRRDEARVKLVALVQEIMDQRLANPPKDKADRDMLDVLVSIKDEEGKPRFSADEVTGMFISLMFAGHHTSSGTSAWTLIELIRHAGVYAEVLAELEELYADGQEVSFHALRSIPKLDNVVKETLRLHPPLIILMRVAKGEFEVEGFPIHNGDYVAASPAISNRIPEDFPDPDAFKPDRYNKPEQADIVNRWTWIPFGAGRHRCVGAAFAQMQIKAIFSVLLREYEFEMAQPADSYHNDHSKMVVQLARPAKVRYRKRSAARKE, from the coding sequence GTGACCACTGCTACCGTGCCGCGGGTTTCCGGTGGCGAGGAGGAGCACGGACACCTCGAGGAATTCCGCACCGACCCAATCGGTTTGATGCAGCGCGTCCGAGAGGAGTGCGGCGATGTCGGCTGGTTCCAGCTGGTCGACAAGCACGTCATCCTGCTGTCCGGCGCGGGGGCCAACGAGTTCTTCTTCCGCTCCGCCGACGAGGATCTCGACCAGGCCGAGGCCTACCCGTTCATGACGCCGATCTTCGGCAAGGGTGTGGTGTTCGACGCCAGTCCCGAGCGGCGCAAGGAGATGCTGCACAACTCGGCGCTGCGCGGCGAGCAGATGAAGGGCCACGCCGCCACCATCGAGGGCGAAGTCAAGAAGATGATCGCCAACTGGGGTGGGGAAGGCGAGATCGAACTGCTCGACTTCTTCGCCGAGCTGACCATCTACACCTCGACCGCCTGCCTTATCGGGCTGAAGTTCCGCGAGCAGCTCGACCACCGGTTCGCCGAGTACTACCACGAGCTGGAGCGCGGCACCGACCCGCTGTGTTACGTCGATCCCTACCTGCCGATCGAAAGCTTCAAGCGCCGCGACGAGGCGCGGGTCAAGCTCGTCGCGCTGGTGCAGGAGATCATGGACCAGCGGCTGGCCAATCCGCCCAAGGACAAGGCCGACCGCGACATGCTCGACGTGCTGGTCTCCATCAAAGACGAGGAGGGCAAGCCCCGGTTCTCCGCCGACGAGGTCACCGGGATGTTCATCTCGCTGATGTTCGCGGGTCACCACACCAGTTCGGGGACCTCGGCGTGGACGCTGATCGAGTTGATCCGCCACGCGGGAGTCTACGCCGAGGTGCTGGCCGAGCTCGAGGAGCTCTACGCCGACGGCCAGGAGGTGAGTTTCCATGCGCTGCGCTCGATTCCGAAGCTGGACAACGTGGTCAAGGAGACCCTGCGCCTGCACCCGCCGCTGATCATCCTGATGCGGGTCGCCAAGGGTGAGTTCGAGGTCGAGGGCTTCCCGATTCACAACGGCGACTACGTCGCGGCATCGCCGGCGATCTCGAATCGGATTCCCGAGGACTTCCCCGACCCCGACGCGTTCAAGCCCGATCGCTACAACAAACCCGAGCAGGCCGACATCGTCAACCGGTGGACCTGGATTCCGTTCGGGGCCGGCCGGCACCGCTGTGTCGGCGCCGCCTTCGCCCAGATGCAGATCAAGGCGATCTTCTCGGTCCTGTTGCGCGAGTACGAGTTCGAGATGGCACAACCGGCGGACAGCTATCACAACGACCACTCCAAGATGGTCGTGCAGCTCGCCCGGCCGGCAAAGGTCCGCTACCGCAAGCGCAGCGCAGCGCGTAAGGAGTAA
- a CDS encoding aldehyde dehydrogenase codes for MALLADGVSELFIDGKLSAGSAGNFPTVNPATEEVLGVAANADASDMDRAIDAARRAFDETDWSRNAELRVRCIRQLRDAMRDHIEELRDITIAEVGAPRMLTSAAQLEGPVGDLSFAADTAESYEWNVDLGQASPMGIPTRRTIAREAVGVVGAITPWNFPHQINLAKLAPALAAGNTVVLKPAPDTPWCAAVLGEILAEHTEFPPGVVNIITSDDHRVGALLSKDRRVDMVSFTGSTATGRSVMGDAAATIKRVFLELGGKSAFVVLDDADLGGACSMSAFTAAMHAGQGCAITTRLVVPRARYDEAVAIAAGTMGSIKPGDPNDPGTVCGPVISARQRERVQGYLDLAIAGGGTFACGGGRPADKDVGFFIEPTVIAGLTNDARPAREEIFGPVLTVIAYDGDDDALRIANDSPYGLSGTVFSADPERAANFASRMRVGTVNVNGGVWYSADAPFGGYKQSGNGREMGLAGFEEYLEIKTIATAVQ; via the coding sequence ATGGCCTTGTTGGCCGACGGCGTGAGTGAACTCTTCATCGACGGCAAGCTGTCGGCCGGGAGCGCCGGAAACTTTCCCACGGTGAATCCGGCGACCGAGGAAGTGCTCGGCGTGGCCGCCAACGCCGACGCCAGCGACATGGACCGCGCCATCGACGCCGCGCGGCGCGCGTTCGACGAGACGGACTGGTCCCGCAACGCCGAATTGCGGGTGCGTTGCATACGGCAGTTGCGCGATGCGATGCGTGACCACATCGAAGAACTGCGCGACATAACCATCGCCGAGGTCGGCGCCCCGCGGATGCTCACCTCGGCCGCCCAATTGGAGGGACCGGTCGGTGACCTCAGCTTTGCGGCCGACACCGCCGAATCCTACGAGTGGAACGTCGACCTCGGCCAGGCATCGCCGATGGGCATCCCCACCCGGCGCACGATCGCGCGGGAGGCCGTCGGTGTCGTCGGCGCCATCACCCCGTGGAACTTCCCGCACCAGATCAATCTCGCCAAACTGGCCCCCGCGCTGGCCGCCGGCAACACGGTAGTGCTGAAGCCCGCACCGGACACCCCCTGGTGCGCAGCGGTGCTCGGCGAGATCCTCGCCGAACACACCGAGTTCCCGCCCGGTGTCGTCAACATCATCACGTCCGACGACCACAGAGTGGGGGCGCTGCTGTCGAAAGATCGTCGGGTGGACATGGTTTCGTTCACCGGATCGACCGCGACCGGCCGCAGCGTGATGGGCGACGCCGCCGCGACGATCAAGCGGGTGTTTCTGGAGCTGGGCGGCAAGTCGGCGTTCGTCGTCCTCGACGATGCCGACCTGGGCGGTGCGTGCTCGATGTCGGCGTTCACCGCGGCCATGCACGCCGGCCAGGGCTGCGCCATCACGACCCGGCTGGTGGTGCCGCGGGCCCGCTACGACGAGGCCGTCGCCATCGCGGCGGGCACCATGGGCTCGATCAAGCCCGGCGACCCCAACGACCCCGGAACCGTCTGCGGGCCAGTGATTTCGGCTCGGCAGCGGGAGCGGGTGCAAGGCTACCTCGATCTGGCGATCGCCGGGGGCGGGACGTTCGCCTGCGGCGGCGGGCGCCCGGCCGACAAGGACGTCGGGTTCTTCATCGAACCGACCGTGATCGCGGGCCTGACCAACGACGCCCGGCCCGCCCGTGAGGAGATCTTCGGGCCGGTGCTCACCGTGATCGCCTACGACGGCGACGACGACGCGCTGCGCATCGCCAACGACTCGCCATATGGCCTGTCGGGCACCGTGTTCAGCGCCGACCCGGAACGCGCCGCCAACTTCGCGTCGCGGATGCGGGTGGGCACCGTCAATGTCAACGGCGGTGTTTGGTACTCCGCCGACGCGCCGTTCGGCGGATACAAGCAATCCGGCAACGGACGCGAGATGGGCCTGGCCGGCTTCGAGGAATACCTGGAAATCAAAACCATTGCCACAGCCGTGCAGTGA
- the purD gene encoding phosphoribosylamine--glycine ligase translates to MRVLVIGSGAREHALLLALRKDPQVTGLAIAPGNAGTARLADQHDVDITSADDVVALAREVRADLVVIGPEVPLVLGVADAVRAAGIVCFGPSKDAARIEGSKAFAKEVMAAAGVRTANSEIVDSPALLDSALNRFGPPAGDAAWVVKDDRLAAGKGVVVTPDRGVARAHAAGLLEAGHPVLLESYLDGPEVSLFCVVDGETVVPLLPAQDFKRVGDGDSGPNTGGMGAYAPVPWLPDEVYRDVVSNVVEPVAAEMVARGSSFSGLLYAGLAITANGPAVVEFNCRFGDPETQAVLALLESPLGQLLYAAGSGTLADFGELRWHDGAAVTVVVAAESYPGRPRVGDVIVGSEADGVLHAGTARRDDGAIVSSGGRVLSVVGTGTDLTAARAKAYEVVRSIRLPGSHFRSDIAQLAAEGKIRV, encoded by the coding sequence GTGCGTGTCCTGGTGATAGGTTCCGGTGCCCGTGAACATGCGTTGCTGTTGGCGCTTCGCAAAGACCCGCAGGTCACGGGGCTGGCGATCGCTCCGGGCAACGCAGGCACCGCTCGGCTGGCCGACCAGCACGACGTCGACATCACCTCGGCGGACGACGTCGTCGCCCTGGCCCGCGAGGTCCGTGCCGACCTCGTGGTCATCGGGCCCGAGGTGCCGCTGGTCCTCGGGGTCGCCGACGCGGTGCGAGCCGCGGGCATCGTCTGCTTCGGCCCCAGCAAGGACGCCGCTCGCATCGAAGGCTCCAAGGCTTTCGCCAAAGAGGTGATGGCCGCAGCCGGGGTGCGCACCGCGAACAGTGAAATCGTCGATAGCCCCGCGCTTTTGGACAGCGCCCTGAACCGGTTCGGCCCACCGGCGGGGGATGCGGCCTGGGTGGTGAAGGACGACCGCCTGGCCGCCGGTAAGGGTGTCGTGGTGACCCCGGATCGCGGCGTCGCGCGCGCGCACGCCGCCGGGCTGCTCGAGGCGGGGCACCCGGTGCTGTTGGAGTCCTACCTGGACGGCCCGGAGGTGTCGCTGTTCTGCGTCGTCGACGGCGAAACCGTGGTGCCGCTGCTTCCCGCCCAGGACTTCAAGCGTGTCGGTGACGGCGACAGCGGGCCGAATACCGGCGGTATGGGTGCCTACGCACCGGTCCCGTGGCTTCCCGACGAGGTGTATCGCGACGTGGTCAGCAACGTCGTCGAACCTGTTGCGGCCGAGATGGTTGCGCGGGGAAGCTCGTTCAGCGGATTGCTGTATGCCGGTCTGGCGATCACCGCGAATGGGCCTGCGGTGGTCGAATTCAATTGTCGCTTCGGCGATCCCGAGACACAGGCGGTACTGGCGCTGCTGGAATCGCCGCTCGGGCAGCTGCTGTACGCGGCGGGCAGCGGTACCTTGGCGGACTTCGGCGAGCTGCGCTGGCACGACGGTGCCGCGGTGACGGTGGTGGTGGCGGCGGAGAGCTATCCCGGACGCCCCCGCGTGGGAGACGTCATCGTCGGCTCGGAAGCCGACGGAGTGCTGCACGCCGGAACGGCGCGCCGCGACGACGGCGCAATCGTCTCGTCGGGGGGTCGAGTGCTGTCGGTGGTGGGGACGGGCACCGACCTGACGGCCGCACGGGCCAAAGCCTACGAAGTCGTCCGCTCAATCCGACTGCCGGGCAGTCATTTCCGCAGCGACATCGCGCAGTTGGCGGCCGAGGGGAAGATCCGCGTCTAG
- a CDS encoding ferredoxin, which produces MGGFRIEADLDLCQGHAMCELEAPDYFRVPKRGKVEILDPEPPEDARDEVERAVDMCPTQALFIKDDTGE; this is translated from the coding sequence ATGGGCGGATTCAGAATCGAAGCGGATCTGGATTTGTGTCAGGGCCATGCCATGTGCGAACTGGAGGCGCCGGACTACTTCCGGGTGCCCAAGCGGGGCAAGGTCGAAATCCTCGACCCCGAACCGCCCGAAGACGCCCGCGACGAAGTCGAGCGCGCGGTCGATATGTGCCCAACGCAAGCACTATTCATCAAAGATGATACGGGAGAATGA
- a CDS encoding NAD(P)-dependent oxidoreductase — translation MSNDLKLGYIGLGNMGAPMATKMTEWPGGVTVYDIRTEAMTPLVERGAGVADSVADVAAADIVHITVLNDAQVREVVGELAAHAKPGTVIAIHSTISDSTAVELAAELKPQGIHIVDAPVSGGAAAAAKGELATMVGADREVYERIKPVFKHWAAMVIHAGEPGAGTRMKLARNMLTFTSYAVACEAMKLAEAAGLDLQALGRVVRHTDALTGGPGAIMVRDNMKDLEPENFLYQSFVHARGLGEKDLSLALALGESVSVDLPFAELAYQRLAAGLGVPHTEKEA, via the coding sequence ATGAGTAACGATCTGAAGCTCGGCTACATCGGCTTGGGCAACATGGGCGCGCCGATGGCCACGAAGATGACCGAATGGCCCGGCGGGGTAACGGTTTACGATATCCGGACCGAGGCGATGACCCCGCTGGTGGAAAGGGGCGCCGGCGTGGCCGACAGCGTCGCCGACGTCGCGGCTGCCGACATCGTTCACATCACCGTGCTCAACGACGCCCAGGTGCGGGAGGTGGTGGGCGAGCTGGCGGCGCACGCCAAGCCCGGGACCGTGATCGCGATCCACTCGACCATCAGCGACAGCACCGCGGTCGAACTCGCGGCCGAACTCAAACCGCAAGGCATCCATATCGTCGACGCGCCCGTCAGCGGCGGGGCCGCCGCGGCGGCGAAGGGCGAACTCGCCACCATGGTGGGCGCCGACCGTGAGGTCTACGAGCGGATCAAGCCGGTGTTCAAACACTGGGCGGCCATGGTCATTCATGCCGGTGAGCCCGGGGCGGGCACCCGGATGAAGTTGGCCCGCAACATGTTGACGTTCACCTCGTACGCAGTGGCATGCGAGGCCATGAAACTCGCCGAGGCCGCCGGTCTGGATCTGCAGGCGCTGGGCCGGGTGGTGCGCCACACCGACGCGCTCACCGGTGGCCCGGGGGCGATCATGGTGCGCGACAACATGAAAGATCTTGAGCCGGAGAACTTCCTGTATCAGTCCTTCGTGCATGCCCGCGGGCTGGGGGAGAAGGACCTGAGCCTGGCGTTGGCTCTCGGCGAATCGGTGTCGGTCGATTTGCCGTTCGCCGAGTTGGCCTACCAGCGATTGGCCGCGGGCCTCGGGGTACCGCACACGGAGAAAGAGGCGTAA
- a CDS encoding SDR family oxidoreductase produces MPRFEPLPERRPAIVAGASSGIGEATAIELAAHGFPVALGARRVEKLDDIVGKINAEGGEAVGFHLDVTDPNSVKSFVAQSVDALGDIEVLVAGAGDTYFGKLAEITTDEFESQLQIHLVGANRLAAAVLPGMLERQRGDLIFVGSDVALRQRPHMGAYGAAKAALVAMVTNFQMELEGTGVRASIVHPGPTKTSMGWSLPAEKIGPALEDWAKWGQARHDYFLRAADLARAITFVAETPRGGFIANMELQPEAPLADKKDRQKLALGEEGMPGQ; encoded by the coding sequence ATGCCCCGCTTTGAACCCTTGCCCGAACGCCGGCCCGCCATCGTGGCCGGCGCTTCCTCAGGCATCGGAGAGGCAACCGCCATCGAGCTCGCGGCGCACGGTTTCCCGGTCGCCCTGGGCGCCCGGCGCGTCGAGAAGCTCGACGACATCGTCGGCAAGATCAACGCCGAGGGCGGCGAGGCGGTCGGATTCCACCTGGACGTCACCGACCCCAACTCGGTGAAATCCTTTGTCGCACAGTCGGTCGACGCGCTCGGCGACATCGAGGTGCTGGTGGCCGGCGCGGGTGACACCTACTTCGGAAAGCTCGCCGAAATCACCACAGACGAATTCGAGTCGCAGCTGCAGATTCACCTCGTCGGCGCGAACCGGCTGGCCGCCGCGGTGCTGCCCGGCATGCTGGAGAGGCAGCGCGGGGACCTGATCTTCGTCGGCTCCGACGTGGCGCTGCGCCAGCGTCCGCACATGGGGGCCTACGGTGCGGCCAAGGCCGCGCTGGTCGCGATGGTCACCAACTTCCAGATGGAGCTCGAGGGCACCGGCGTGCGGGCCTCGATCGTGCACCCCGGCCCGACGAAGACGTCGATGGGCTGGAGCCTGCCGGCCGAGAAGATCGGTCCGGCTCTGGAGGACTGGGCCAAGTGGGGACAGGCCCGCCACGACTACTTTCTGCGTGCGGCGGATCTGGCACGCGCCATCACGTTCGTCGCCGAGACACCGCGCGGTGGCTTCATCGCGAACATGGAGCTTCAGCCCGAAGCCCCGTTGGCCGACAAGAAAGATCGCCAGAAGCTAGCGCTCGGCGAAGAGGGGATGCCAGGACAATGA